In Eschrichtius robustus isolate mEscRob2 chromosome 2, mEscRob2.pri, whole genome shotgun sequence, a single window of DNA contains:
- the NDUFS7 gene encoding NADH dehydrogenase [ubiquinone] iron-sulfur protein 7, mitochondrial codes for MAALAAPGLLRGILALRSGVGAALQVRGVHPSSAADSPSSTHPAVSQAGAVVPKPAALPSSRGDYVVAKLDDLINWARRSSLWPMTFGLACCAVEMMHMAAPRYDMDRFGVVFRASPRQSDVMIVAGTLTNKMAPALRKVYDQMPEPRYVVSMGSCANGGGYYHYSYSVVRGCDRIVPVDIYVPGCPPTAEALLYGILQLQKKIKREKRLQIWYRR; via the exons ATGGCGGCGCTGGCGG CTCCCGGCCTGCTCCGCGGGATCCTTGCTCTTCG CTCCGGCGTGGGCGCGGCTCTGCAGGTGCGCGGGGTCCATCCGAGCTCGGCCGCTGACAGCCCGAGCAG CACCCACCCCGCCGTGTCCCAGGCCGGAGCCGTGGTCCCCAAACCCGCCGCCCTTCCCAGCAGCCGGGGCGACTATGTGGTGGCCAAGCTGGACGACCTCATCAACTGGGCCCGCCGG AGCTCCCTGTGGCCCATGACCTTTGGCCTGGCCTGCTGCGCCGTGGAGATGATGCACATGGCAGCGCCCCGCTACGACATGGACCGCTTTGGCGTGGTCTTCCGCGCCAGCCCCCGCCAGTCCGACGTGATGATCGTGGCTGGGACGCTCACCAACAAGATGGCCCCCGCGCTCCGCAAG GTCTACGACCAGATGCCAGAGCCTCGCTACGTCGTGTCTATGGGGAG ctgCGCCAACGGAGGCGGCTACTACCACTACTCCTACTCTGTGGTGCGGGGCTGTGACCGTATCGTGCCCGTGGACATCTACGTCCCAG GCTGCCCGCCCACGGCCGAGGCCCTGCTCTATGGCATCCTGCAGCTGCAGAAGAAGATCAAGCGCGAGAAGAGGCTCCAGATCTGGTACCGCAGGTAG